The following coding sequences lie in one Phorcysia thermohydrogeniphila genomic window:
- a CDS encoding putative nucleotidyltransferase substrate binding domain-containing protein — translation MLEPVKLLKTIEPFKELPEKEINFLAKNTLADYVKRDTEILKEGEQVDYLYIIVKGSCTVKKGDKVVDVLEKGDFFGDTEIIFEEPSRFTVKAAENSILYMISRKAFKEVLKSYPEFREFFTKTTIERLSEGYRKILPGAEDTVSLLPVKEMKLSPAIFCEREENVKSVAEKMVEAGTSCCLVKGKETGIITDMDLKTKVVAKGLSPLSVKAEEIATYPVMTVESNDFVFEAIVKMVNSGVKRLPVVENGKIIGILEDRTIFIQQTKNFVFLAREIEAERDVKNLKRLFISVEEAIEALFKSGKDIVILQRYISEINDKFIRKAVDLAIEKVGEPEGEFDFLALGSEGRREQTIKTDIDNAIVYRETKGREYFLKLGEAITEILLEIGFPECPGKVMVSNPEWVKSLDEWKYTLEEWFSRPNAGNILKASIFLDFRAVYGNGKLSEELRDFLNRLAKNYRNFLVAMAQKVLETEPPINIFHRFVLEKSGEHKGELDLKRGGIFPITQGARILSLEKGLKETNTVRRIELLKDSIGKDFCSELIEAFKFLQTLRLKSQLDKIKRGRTPDNYVNPQKLTKFERDLLKDAFKVISKFQEMLGVHFRLRV, via the coding sequence ATGCTTGAACCGGTAAAACTGCTGAAAACAATAGAACCCTTCAAGGAACTGCCGGAAAAGGAAATTAACTTCTTAGCAAAGAACACTCTTGCAGACTACGTAAAGAGGGACACGGAGATACTCAAAGAAGGTGAACAGGTTGACTACCTGTACATCATAGTGAAGGGAAGCTGTACCGTGAAAAAGGGTGACAAGGTCGTTGACGTCCTTGAAAAAGGAGACTTCTTTGGAGATACAGAAATCATATTTGAAGAACCGTCCCGGTTCACCGTAAAAGCTGCTGAAAACTCCATACTTTACATGATTTCCAGAAAAGCCTTTAAAGAAGTGCTGAAAAGTTACCCAGAATTCAGGGAGTTCTTTACGAAAACTACTATTGAAAGGCTCAGTGAGGGCTACAGGAAAATACTACCCGGTGCGGAAGATACCGTTTCCCTCCTGCCGGTAAAAGAAATGAAGTTAAGTCCAGCTATTTTCTGCGAAAGGGAAGAAAACGTAAAAAGCGTAGCAGAAAAGATGGTTGAAGCTGGGACGTCCTGCTGCTTAGTCAAAGGAAAAGAAACGGGAATTATCACCGACATGGACCTTAAGACTAAAGTAGTTGCAAAAGGACTTAGTCCTTTAAGCGTGAAGGCAGAAGAGATAGCAACATACCCAGTTATGACGGTAGAAAGCAACGACTTCGTCTTTGAAGCTATAGTAAAAATGGTAAACAGCGGAGTAAAGCGACTTCCGGTCGTTGAAAACGGAAAGATAATTGGCATCTTAGAAGATAGAACCATTTTCATCCAGCAGACCAAAAACTTTGTCTTCTTAGCAAGGGAAATTGAAGCCGAAAGGGATGTAAAGAACCTCAAGAGGCTGTTCATTTCAGTAGAGGAAGCAATAGAGGCGCTCTTTAAAAGCGGAAAGGACATAGTAATCCTCCAGCGCTACATAAGCGAGATAAACGATAAGTTTATCCGGAAAGCAGTAGACCTTGCCATTGAGAAGGTAGGAGAACCTGAAGGGGAGTTTGACTTCTTAGCACTGGGAAGTGAAGGAAGGAGAGAACAGACGATAAAAACGGACATTGACAATGCCATCGTTTACAGGGAAACGAAAGGAAGGGAATACTTCCTGAAGCTTGGGGAAGCAATAACCGAAATCCTGTTAGAGATAGGTTTCCCGGAATGCCCCGGAAAGGTCATGGTCTCAAACCCTGAGTGGGTAAAGTCCCTTGATGAGTGGAAGTATACGCTTGAGGAGTGGTTCTCAAGGCCAAATGCTGGAAATATCCTGAAAGCAAGTATCTTCTTAGACTTTAGGGCAGTTTACGGAAACGGGAAACTCTCCGAAGAGCTGAGGGACTTTTTAAACAGGTTAGCTAAGAACTACAGGAACTTCCTTGTCGCAATGGCTCAGAAAGTCCTTGAAACTGAACCTCCAATAAATATATTTCATAGGTTTGTTCTTGAAAAAAGTGGAGAACACAAAGGAGAACTTGACCTTAAAAGAGGCGGTATTTTCCCAATTACACAGGGCGCAAGAATCCTAAGCCTTGAAAAGGGATTAAAGGAAACCAACACAGTAAGGAGGATAGAACTTCTAAAGGATAGCATAGGCAAAGATTTCTGCAGCGAACTTATTGAAGCTTTCAAGTTCCTTCAAACACTAAGGCTTAAAAGCCAACTGGATAAAATCAAAAGAGGAAGAACTCCTGATAATTACGTAAATCCCCAAAAGCTAACAAAGTTTGAAAGGGACCTGCTCAAGGACGCTTTCAAGGTCATTTCAAAGTTTCAAGAAATGTTGGGAGTCCACTTCAGGCTGAGGGTGTAA
- a CDS encoding exonuclease domain-containing protein, with translation MGILRRVKKLMYRNNPYFRRFFREVDLEKAVFCSFDLETTGLDVKKDEIISIGAVKVVNFKVDFSTTFYTLLRPQKEPARESVLIHGIREEELSGAPKAEEVLPQFLEYIKGTVLIGYFVAFDIAMLSKYTKRLFGFEVLNPFIDIRHLYKLDLKRRYLLNQVQEEKSLDEIAQELGIEVEKRHNALCDCLLSAFVFLYFLKSDINWKRAINF, from the coding sequence ATGGGTATTCTGAGAAGGGTAAAGAAACTCATGTACAGAAACAACCCGTACTTTAGGAGGTTTTTCAGAGAGGTTGACTTAGAGAAAGCTGTCTTCTGCTCCTTTGATTTAGAAACAACGGGACTTGACGTTAAGAAGGACGAAATCATTTCCATTGGCGCCGTGAAAGTTGTTAACTTCAAAGTAGATTTCTCTACTACCTTTTACACCCTTCTCAGACCGCAAAAAGAGCCGGCAAGGGAAAGCGTCCTTATCCACGGAATCAGGGAAGAGGAACTTTCAGGAGCTCCAAAAGCAGAGGAAGTATTACCGCAATTCCTTGAGTACATCAAGGGAACGGTGCTTATCGGGTACTTCGTGGCCTTTGACATAGCTATGCTCTCAAAGTACACAAAAAGGCTCTTTGGATTTGAGGTACTCAACCCCTTTATAGACATAAGACACCTCTACAAGCTGGACCTCAAAAGAAGGTACTTGCTAAATCAGGTTCAGGAAGAGAAAAGCCTTGATGAGATAGCACAGGAACTTGGAATTGAAGTGGAGAAGAGGCACAACGCCCTGTGCGACTGCCTCCTTTCTGCTTTTGTATTTCTCTACTTTTTGAAGTCGGACATTAACTGGAAGAGAGCAATCAACTTTTAA
- the actP gene encoding cation/acetate symporter ActP: MHPVAIGFFLLFIAITLGITYWAARKSKTATEFYAAGRSISGFQNGLAIAGDYMSAASFLGIAGMVATKGYDGLIYSIGFLVGWPIIMFLLAEPLRNLGKYTFADVVAYRLKLRPIKILAALGSIAVVILYLIAQMVGSGKLVQLVFGIPYDVAVIIIGTLMIIYVLFGGMLATTWVQIIKAVLLLSGATIMTIWTLSLFGFSPEALFKAVKETAGQKWLQPGGLVSNPIDAISLGLALMFGTAGLPHILMRFYTVPDAKEARKSVFFATGFIGYFYILTFVIGFGAVVLVGLDKIVSIGKGGNMAAPLLAKALGGDAFLGFIAAVAFATILAVVAGLTLAGASALSHDLYVGAIRKGESSEEQEIKITRVAVLLLGIIAIILGIAFKDQNIAFVVGLAFAIAASTNFPALIMSISWKRFTTAGAVASMITGLVLSVILIILSKTVWVDILGNPAPIFPYKNPAIISMTAAFIVGIIVSLLTQEPEAEEKFEEMKVRKYLGIGAE, translated from the coding sequence ATGCACCCAGTGGCAATAGGGTTCTTCCTCCTGTTTATAGCCATAACTCTGGGAATTACCTACTGGGCTGCAAGGAAATCAAAGACAGCAACTGAGTTCTACGCTGCAGGTAGGAGCATATCCGGTTTTCAGAACGGACTTGCCATTGCCGGTGACTACATGAGTGCAGCTTCCTTCTTGGGAATTGCCGGTATGGTCGCAACTAAAGGTTACGACGGTCTTATTTACTCAATCGGTTTCTTGGTCGGCTGGCCAATAATCATGTTCCTGCTGGCCGAACCCCTAAGGAACCTCGGTAAGTACACCTTTGCAGACGTCGTTGCTTACAGGCTAAAACTCAGGCCAATAAAGATACTTGCAGCTCTCGGCTCAATTGCTGTCGTTATCCTATACCTGATTGCCCAGATGGTAGGTTCTGGAAAGCTGGTACAGCTCGTATTCGGAATACCCTACGATGTTGCCGTCATCATTATTGGAACGCTAATGATTATCTACGTCCTCTTCGGTGGAATGCTTGCCACAACTTGGGTACAGATAATTAAAGCTGTCCTTCTCCTTTCCGGAGCAACGATAATGACCATCTGGACCCTCTCCCTCTTTGGCTTTAGCCCCGAAGCCCTGTTTAAAGCTGTAAAAGAGACAGCCGGTCAGAAGTGGCTCCAGCCGGGAGGACTCGTAAGCAACCCAATTGACGCTATTTCCCTCGGTCTTGCCCTCATGTTTGGAACTGCGGGACTTCCACACATACTGATGAGGTTCTACACCGTTCCAGATGCAAAAGAAGCCAGAAAGTCTGTCTTCTTCGCTACCGGATTCATCGGGTACTTCTACATTCTGACCTTCGTTATAGGTTTTGGAGCTGTTGTCCTCGTTGGTCTTGACAAGATAGTTTCCATCGGTAAAGGCGGAAATATGGCTGCGCCACTCCTTGCTAAAGCTCTCGGAGGAGACGCATTCCTTGGATTCATTGCTGCTGTTGCTTTTGCAACAATCTTGGCAGTTGTTGCAGGCCTAACGCTTGCCGGAGCAAGTGCCCTGTCCCACGACCTTTACGTTGGCGCCATAAGAAAAGGAGAGTCCTCTGAAGAGCAGGAAATAAAGATTACGAGAGTTGCTGTCCTGCTTTTAGGAATCATCGCCATCATCTTAGGAATTGCGTTTAAGGACCAAAACATCGCCTTCGTTGTTGGACTGGCGTTTGCTATAGCCGCAAGCACGAACTTCCCAGCGCTCATCATGTCCATTTCTTGGAAGAGGTTTACAACAGCTGGAGCTGTTGCAAGCATGATTACAGGACTTGTCCTCTCCGTCATCCTCATCATCCTGAGCAAAACGGTATGGGTAGACATCCTCGGGAACCCCGCCCCCATCTTCCCCTACAAGAACCCTGCAATTATCTCAATGACAGCGGCCTTTATTGTTGGAATCATCGTCTCACTCCTTACACAGGAGCCAGAAGCTGAAGAGAAGTTTGAAGAAATGAAGGTGAGAAAGTACTTGGGTATCGGTGCAGAATAA
- the acs gene encoding acetate--CoA ligase: MAEERLDHLLKEGVIINPPEEFVKRANVKDYEAEYRRFKEDPEAFWASVAEELFWYEKWEKVLEWNYPYAKWFVGGKTNITVNALDRHVKGGKRNKVAFFWEDELGNERVVTFGELYKLVNKFANALRAAGVKKGDRVIIYMPLVVEQIVAMLACARIGAIHSVVYAGFSVPALRHRIEDAEAKIVITADVTIRRGRAIPLKRIVDEAIVDLSFVEQVIVLRRLEPKVDLIGEKEVDFYEFMKGQPDYCEPEVMDAEDPLFILYTSGSTGKPKGVLHTTGGYMVGTYYSVKTVFDLKEDDIYWCTADPGWITGHSYIVYGPLVAGATQVIVEGAPNYPDFGRWWRIIEKYGVNIFYTAPTAIRMFMRAGEEWPNKYDLSSLRLLGSVGEPINPEAWLWYYKVIGKERCPIVDTWWQTETGAVMITTIDGLPMKPGKAGKPVPGVIAEVVDKEGNPVEDEKGGFLVVKFPWPSMMRTIWRNPERYEQYWNTIPNCYMAGDVAVRDKDGYIMILGRADDVINVSGHRIGTMEVESALVSHPAVAEAAVIGKPDPVKGEAIKAFVILKEGYTGSDELVEELKRHVRMELGALAVPSEIEFVDKLPKTRSGKIMRRVLKAKELGMDPGDLSTLED; encoded by the coding sequence ATGGCAGAAGAGAGACTTGACCACCTGCTAAAGGAAGGCGTAATCATCAACCCACCGGAGGAGTTCGTAAAGCGGGCAAACGTGAAGGACTACGAGGCGGAGTACAGGAGGTTCAAAGAGGACCCAGAAGCTTTCTGGGCAAGCGTGGCAGAGGAGCTTTTCTGGTACGAAAAGTGGGAGAAGGTTCTTGAGTGGAACTACCCCTACGCCAAGTGGTTCGTAGGCGGTAAGACCAACATTACGGTAAACGCCCTTGACAGGCACGTGAAAGGAGGAAAGCGCAATAAGGTGGCCTTTTTCTGGGAGGATGAGCTCGGAAACGAAAGAGTTGTAACCTTCGGAGAGCTCTACAAGCTCGTAAATAAATTCGCAAACGCCCTAAGAGCCGCAGGTGTTAAGAAGGGAGACAGGGTAATCATCTACATGCCTTTGGTTGTTGAACAGATTGTCGCAATGCTCGCCTGTGCAAGAATTGGCGCAATTCACTCCGTAGTTTACGCAGGATTCAGCGTTCCAGCACTCCGCCACAGAATAGAGGACGCAGAGGCAAAAATAGTAATCACTGCAGACGTAACGATAAGAAGAGGAAGAGCTATCCCACTAAAGAGAATCGTTGACGAGGCAATCGTTGACCTGTCCTTCGTTGAACAGGTCATAGTCTTAAGACGCCTTGAGCCAAAGGTTGACCTTATAGGCGAAAAAGAGGTTGACTTCTACGAGTTCATGAAGGGACAGCCCGACTACTGTGAGCCCGAAGTCATGGACGCAGAAGACCCCCTCTTCATCCTCTACACTTCCGGTTCAACCGGTAAGCCCAAGGGCGTCCTCCACACAACCGGCGGTTACATGGTGGGAACCTACTACTCCGTAAAAACTGTCTTTGACTTGAAAGAAGACGACATCTACTGGTGTACGGCAGACCCGGGATGGATTACGGGACACAGCTACATCGTCTACGGACCGCTCGTTGCCGGTGCAACGCAGGTAATAGTTGAAGGAGCTCCCAACTACCCAGATTTCGGCAGATGGTGGAGAATTATTGAAAAATACGGCGTCAACATCTTCTACACAGCTCCAACAGCAATAAGGATGTTCATGAGGGCAGGTGAAGAGTGGCCAAACAAGTACGACCTTTCATCCTTAAGGCTCCTTGGCTCTGTTGGTGAACCAATCAACCCTGAAGCATGGCTCTGGTACTACAAGGTCATTGGAAAGGAGAGATGCCCAATCGTTGATACATGGTGGCAGACCGAAACCGGCGCAGTAATGATTACAACGATAGACGGCCTCCCGATGAAGCCCGGTAAAGCAGGAAAACCTGTTCCCGGCGTAATAGCCGAAGTTGTTGATAAAGAGGGTAACCCCGTTGAGGACGAAAAGGGTGGATTCCTCGTTGTCAAGTTCCCATGGCCGTCAATGATGAGGACAATATGGAGGAACCCTGAGCGCTACGAGCAGTACTGGAACACAATTCCTAACTGCTACATGGCTGGCGACGTTGCCGTGAGGGATAAGGACGGCTACATCATGATACTCGGTAGAGCTGACGACGTTATTAACGTATCTGGTCACAGAATAGGAACGATGGAAGTTGAATCGGCTTTAGTTTCCCACCCGGCAGTTGCAGAGGCAGCCGTAATCGGTAAGCCCGACCCAGTAAAAGGAGAGGCCATAAAGGCCTTCGTTATACTCAAAGAAGGCTACACCGGTTCTGACGAACTCGTTGAAGAACTGAAAAGACACGTGAGGATGGAGCTTGGAGCTTTAGCTGTTCCTTCTGAGATTGAATTTGTTGACAAACTGCCTAAGACAAGAAGCGGAAAGATTATGAGGCGGGTTCTCAAAGCCAAAGAGCTTGGAATGGATCCCGGAGACCTCTCAACCTTAGAGGACTAA